From Aphelocoma coerulescens isolate FSJ_1873_10779 chromosome W unlocalized genomic scaffold, UR_Acoe_1.0 ChrW_unloc_scaf_1, whole genome shotgun sequence, one genomic window encodes:
- the LOC138102697 gene encoding spindlin-Z-like isoform X4 has translation MMKKRTSHKKHRNNVGPSKPISQPRRNIVGCRIQHGWREGSGPVTQWKGTVLDQVPVNPSLYLIKYDGFDCVYGLELHKDERVSALEVLPDRVASSRISDAHLADTMIGKAVEHMFETEDGSKDEWRGMVLARAPIMNTWFYITYEKDPVLYMYQLLDDYKEGDLRIMPDSNDSPPAEREPGEVVDSLVGKQVEYAKEDGSKRTGMVIHQVEAKPSVYFIKFDDDFHIYVYDLVKTS, from the exons AAAGCATAGAAACAATGTTGGACCAAGCAAACCTATTTCTCAGCCACGAAGAAACATTGTAGGCTGCAGAATACAGCATggctggagagaagggagtGGACCTGTAACACAATGGAAGGGCACAGTTCTTGATCAAGTTCCTGTAAATCCCTCCCTCTATCTTATAAAGTATGATGGATTTGATTGTGTGTATGGACTAGAACTGCACAAAGACGAAAGAGTTTCAGCACTTGAAGTCCTTCCAGACAGAGTTG CTTCATCTCGAATTAGTGATGCCCACCTGGCAGACACAATGATTGGCAAAGCTGTGGAACATATGTTTGAGACAGAGGATGGCTCAAAAGATGAATGGAGGGGGATGGTCTTGGCTCGAGCTCCTATTATGAACACATGGTTTTATATTACCTACGAGAAAGATCCTGTGTTGTATATGTACCAACTCTTAGATGACTATAAAGAAGGTGACCTTCGCATTATGCCCGATTCCA ATGATTCACCTCCTGCAGAACGAGAACCAGGTGAAGTTGTAGACAGCCTGGTAGGCAAACAAGTGGAATATGCCAAAGAAGATGGCTCAAAACGGACTGGCATGGTCATTCATCAAGTTGAAGCCAAACCATCTGTCTATTTCATCAAGTTTGATGATGATTTCCATATTTATGTCTATGATTTGGTGAAGACATCCTAG
- the LOC138102697 gene encoding spindlin-Z-like isoform X3, giving the protein MSGHAGVSASMMKKRTSHKKHRNNVGPSKPISQPRRNIVGCRIQHGWREGSGPVTQWKGTVLDQVPVNPSLYLIKYDGFDCVYGLELHKDERVSALEVLPDRVASSRISDAHLADTMIGKAVEHMFETEDGSKDEWRGMVLARAPIMNTWFYITYEKDPVLYMYQLLDDYKEGDLRIMPDSNDSPPAEREPGEVVDSLVGKQVEYAKEDGSKRTGMVIHQVEAKPSVYFIKFDDDFHIYVYDLVKTS; this is encoded by the exons AAAGCATAGAAACAATGTTGGACCAAGCAAACCTATTTCTCAGCCACGAAGAAACATTGTAGGCTGCAGAATACAGCATggctggagagaagggagtGGACCTGTAACACAATGGAAGGGCACAGTTCTTGATCAAGTTCCTGTAAATCCCTCCCTCTATCTTATAAAGTATGATGGATTTGATTGTGTGTATGGACTAGAACTGCACAAAGACGAAAGAGTTTCAGCACTTGAAGTCCTTCCAGACAGAGTTG CTTCATCTCGAATTAGTGATGCCCACCTGGCAGACACAATGATTGGCAAAGCTGTGGAACATATGTTTGAGACAGAGGATGGCTCAAAAGATGAATGGAGGGGGATGGTCTTGGCTCGAGCTCCTATTATGAACACATGGTTTTATATTACCTACGAGAAAGATCCTGTGTTGTATATGTACCAACTCTTAGATGACTATAAAGAAGGTGACCTTCGCATTATGCCCGATTCCA ATGATTCACCTCCTGCAGAACGAGAACCAGGTGAAGTTGTAGACAGCCTGGTAGGCAAACAAGTGGAATATGCCAAAGAAGATGGCTCAAAACGGACTGGCATGGTCATTCATCAAGTTGAAGCCAAACCATCTGTCTATTTCATCAAGTTTGATGATGATTTCCATATTTATGTCTATGATTTGGTGAAGACATCCTAG